ATCGTCTGCCAGCCCGGCGCGAGGGAGGCCGGTAGGCGCGCGTCGATCACTCCGCCGCGATCGGCCGAGACCTCGTGCGCGACGCCGTCGATGACGACGCGGACCCGGGCCATGCCCACGGGCACCGCCGCGAAGCTGCGCCACCCGCGAAGGCTCGCGAACTCACCCGTGGAAGTCCGTTTGATCGGCGGGGCGATGAGGACACGGCCCAGGACGCGGACCCATTCCTCCGTTCCGTACCCGGGGAATCCGGTGACCGCGGGACGGAGGCCCCGCGCGCGGGCGCGCTTCTCGCGCCACCGGTGGAAGCGGCGCTCCAGTCGGGCGAACCAGAGCACTTTGGCGCGGGGAGAACGAGGCATCCGCCTCAGTCTTTCACGTCACCCTCCGCCGACTCGAGGGGGTGGACCTCGTCGGCCAGGTGCCGACGCTCCACGCGCTCGATGACCTTCTTCCCGACGAAGACCAGCACGAGGAACACGACGAGGATGCCGACGAAGATGTAGCCGGCGTAGTGGATGCGGTCCGCGAGCTCGCGATACGTGCCCGCCGCCGTCGCCGCGACCGTGATGTACAGCGCGGACCAGATGGTGCACGCGGGGGCGGTCCACGCGAGGAAGCGGCGGTAGCTGTAGCCGCTCATCCCCACCGTCAGGGGCACGAGCGAGTGGAGGACCGGGAGGAACCGCGAGAGGAAGATGGCGGGCCCGCCGCGGCGACGCAGGTACCGGTCGGCGCGCTCCCAGTTGCGTTCCCCGAGTCTCTGCCCGAGCTTCGACGCGCGGATGCGCGGCCCGAAGTACCGGCCGAGCCAGAACCCGCCGCTCTCGCCGAGCAGGGCCCCGACGACCACGACGGCCGCGAGGATGACGCCCTCGAGCGGCGATGCGATGGCGGTTCCGGCGACGATCACCATCGTGTCGCCGGGCACGATGAGGCCGACCAGCACGCTCGTCTCGAGCATGACGGCGATGCCGGCGAGGATCGTGCGCAGCACGGGGTCGACGTTCTGGACGACGTCGAGCAGCCACGTGAGGATCTCGTTCACCTCCGTCAGCCTAGGGGCGCGGCCTCGCCCTAGCCTGGGAGCGTGCCGCGTTCCGTCCCCCCGCTCGCCCTGCCCCGCTGGGTCGACCCCGAGGCGGTCTTCACGAGCCTCTGGTCCGACGCGCCCGCGGCGTTCTGGCTCGACGGCGGCGTCGACGCCGATCGCGGGTGGAGCTGGATGGGTGCGGGGCGCCCCGAGCACGTCGCCGACCCGTTGGACCTCGCCGCGGCGCGCGTCGGGGGAGGGGCCTTCCACGGCGGATGGGTCGGCTGGATCCCCTACGACGGGGACGCCGCCTGGCTCCGCGTCGACGCCGCCCTCGCCTTCGACCACGGCGCTCGGCAGGTGTGGGCGGTGGGAACGGATGCCGCGGCCCTCGCCGACCTCGCCGAGCGGGCACTCCGCGCGGGGCCGGCGACTCCCGCACCGCCCGCGGAGCCTCGGGGAGTGGCATCCGGTCGCCATGCACCCGACGAGTACGCCGGGCTCATCGCCGCGTGCCGGGAGCACATCCGCGAGGGCGACGCCTATCAGCTGTGTCTCACCACCCGATTCACCGTTCCCGGCCGCTTCTTCGCCCTCGACGTGTTCCGACGGCTCCGCCGGACGTCGTCGTCGCACCACGGCGGTTTCGTGCGCATCGGCGACACGGCACTCGTGAGCGCATCGCCCGAGCGGTTCCTCGAGGTGCGCGACGGCACCGTCCACACGCACCCCATCAAGGGGACCCGTCCGCGCGCGGTCGATCCCGTGGCCGACGCCGCGCTCGCCGAGGAGCTGCGCACGGACGCCAAGGAGCAGGCCGAGAACGTCATGATCGTCGACCTCATGCGCAACGACCTCTCGCGGGTGTGCGCCCCGTCGAGCATCGGCGTCGACCGGCTCCTCGACGTCGAGACGTACCCGCACGTCCATCAGCTCGTCAGCGAGGTGTCCGGCCGACTGATCCCGGGAACGACGCTCGGCATGCTCCGGGATGCCACGTTCCCGGCCGGCAGCATGACCGGCGCCCCGAAGGCCTCCGCGATGACGATCCTCGAGCGCCTCGAGGGCGCCCCGCGGGGCATCTACTCCGGGACGTTCGGGTGGATCGGCGACGACGGGTCCGCGGATCTCGCCATGGTCATCCGGAGCATCGTCGTCGAAGCGGATGCCGCCTCCGTCGGCGCGGGCGGAGGCATCACGTGGCGATCGGTCGCGGCATCCGAGGTGGCCGAGGTGGGGATCAAGGCCCGCGCCCCGCTCGCGGCGCTCGGCGCCGAGGTGCCGCCGGGGTGGTGACGGGCACGGTCCGATAGCCTGGACGCCGGCCCTCGTGGCCTTCCCGACCTCACGATTGGCTTCACCCGTGTCTGAGAACACCACCCCTGTGCCCGGCGAGGGCGCCTTCGACGCCCACGCGATCCAGGAGAAGTGGCAGCGCGCGTGGGCGGACAAGGATCCGTTCCGCGCCGGAGGCGACGACGACAAGCGTCCGCGCAAGTACGTGCTCGCGATGTTCCCGTACCCCTCGGGAGACCTGCACATGGGTCACGCCGAGAACTACCTGTACTCCGACATCGTCGCGCGCTTCTGGCGCCACCGCGGCTACAACGTGCTCAACCCCATCGGCTGGGACTCGTTCGGTCTGCCCGCCGAGAACGCCGCCATCAAGCGCGGCGCCGACCCCGTCGAGTGGACGTACGCCAACATCGCGCAGCAGAAGGCGAGCCTGAAGGACTACGGCGTCTCGTTCGACTGGAGCCGGGTGCTCCACACCAGCGACCCCGAGTACTACCGCTGGAACCAGTGGCTGTTCCAGAAGCTGTACGAGAAGGGCCTCGCGTACCGCAAGGACGCCCTGGTCAACTGGGACCCCGTGGACCAGACCGTGCTCGCCAACGAGCAGGTGCTCCCCGACGGCACGAGCGAGCGCAGCGGCGCCGTCGTGGTGAAGAAGAAGCTGACGCAGTGGTTCCTGCGCATCACCGACTACGCCGACCGTCTGCTCGACGACCTCAACCAGCTCGAGGGCTTCTGGCCGAGCAAGGTCATCCAGATGCAGCGCAACTGGATCGGTCGCTCCGTCGGCGCCGACATCACCTTCGAGATCGAGGGTCGCGACGAGAAGATCACGGTCTTCTCCACGCGCCCCGACACCCTGCACGGAGCGACATTCTTCGTCGTCGCGCCCGAGTCCGACCTCGCGGCCGAGCTCGCGGCATCCGCGGATCAGGGCGTGCGCGAGACGTTCGAGGCGTACCTGGCGCAGGTGCAGCGCGCGACCGACATCGAGC
This portion of the Microbacterium testaceum StLB037 genome encodes:
- a CDS encoding DedA family protein; the protein is MNEILTWLLDVVQNVDPVLRTILAGIAVMLETSVLVGLIVPGDTMVIVAGTAIASPLEGVILAAVVVVGALLGESGGFWLGRYFGPRIRASKLGQRLGERNWERADRYLRRRGGPAIFLSRFLPVLHSLVPLTVGMSGYSYRRFLAWTAPACTIWSALYITVAATAAGTYRELADRIHYAGYIFVGILVVFLVLVFVGKKVIERVERRHLADEVHPLESAEGDVKD
- a CDS encoding anthranilate synthase component I family protein, with product MPRSVPPLALPRWVDPEAVFTSLWSDAPAAFWLDGGVDADRGWSWMGAGRPEHVADPLDLAAARVGGGAFHGGWVGWIPYDGDAAWLRVDAALAFDHGARQVWAVGTDAAALADLAERALRAGPATPAPPAEPRGVASGRHAPDEYAGLIAACREHIREGDAYQLCLTTRFTVPGRFFALDVFRRLRRTSSSHHGGFVRIGDTALVSASPERFLEVRDGTVHTHPIKGTRPRAVDPVADAALAEELRTDAKEQAENVMIVDLMRNDLSRVCAPSSIGVDRLLDVETYPHVHQLVSEVSGRLIPGTTLGMLRDATFPAGSMTGAPKASAMTILERLEGAPRGIYSGTFGWIGDDGSADLAMVIRSIVVEADAASVGAGGGITWRSVAASEVAEVGIKARAPLAALGAEVPPGW